CTCGATTGGTCGGTCATCTGGCACACAATCTGTTGTCAGGGCAACGGGGGCTGGCGGGGATATGTAacggagggggaggggcctcGGCAATCATCATAGAGAGACTGTAACCAAGCAACTCGTGACTTGTGTacaatctatataattatttgtttgtcTTTTTGTATCATGTAGCAGCTTGcgtctataattaattatagacagACTGTCGCTATATAATCATTATATTTAAACAGCAGTTtaatagtaataataatattatgataaAAAGTTGAGAGAATGATATAatatacactatatataatattttaTTGTGATGATCGAGACCGTTTGTTCTGATTGCTATTGCTGTATAGTTTGTCATTTTCTCTCTTCCTTGTATTGTACGGCCGAGTGCCTTCAGTTAGTGGCCCGGGGGGGTCGCTAGAGGCTACTTCTGCACTACACGTCTGACTGTACAACACCCTGTCCCAGAAGTCGGGAAcatctgtggtgtgtgtgtgggtggagtgggtgtgggtgggatggtgtggtgtgtggggtggtgtggagtgtgtgtgggtggggtggtgtggagtgtgggtgggtggggtggtgtgttgtgtggagtgtgtgtgggtggggtggttAGGATGTAATCTAGCTATTACGTATGGCTTAGAAAAGAGTACAAAAAAATAAAACTGACCTTCCGAGACCAGTTCGTTCAAGTCATATCCATCCTGTAGATCCTCATCATTTACCACGCCTCCTGCCACGCCCTCACAGCCGCCCTTGCTCTGCATGCGTTTCTTCTGCCACTCCAACTGTTTCTGAGCTTGTTTCAACTTTCTCATTTCGTCCGCACTCAGCAATTGTGCTGCTGTTTGTGCTGACAGTGCAGATTTGCTCTCAGCCTCAGTGGGCTTATGCTTGATACCTTGAGCCTCCGCTAAAATCTCAGGAACTAATTTCACACTAGTAAGAGGAGAGATTTTATCAGTGTGTATATTTTTGGGTTTTTTTCCTGACGCTTTTTCGGCAGCTGTGTGTGTCATGAGTAGTTTTGAAGGTGCTGTGTTACCTCCCTTGGGTATTGGTGTTCTGTCCGTGTGTGGTGGGCGTAAGGGTGTGGGGTGGGCGGTCACACTGCTCGCTTTGTCTGTCGATGAACCTACACAGTGTGCAAacaagatacataattatagaacactGCAATACAGAGGCTATAGCTCACTTATGCAAACCTTATTAGAGACAaacataagtcaaccactagctacagtgcacacagtgggaccacactataggctctgtacactagctacagtgtacacaatgggaccacactataggctctgtatactagtctacagtgcacacagtgggaccacactataggctctgtacactagctacagtgtacacagtgggaccacactataggctctgtacactagctacagtgcacacagtgggaccacactataggctctgtacactagctacagtgcacacagtgggaccacactataggctcgaTCTGTACACAATTGAGGTAACTGACGTAGCTACGTATATGAGTACTTGCTTTTAGAATGAAAAGGTTGTACTTCATCCTAACACACCTCTACTAGTTCTCTTGTTTGGAGGGTCAGTTGTATTTGTAACAGGTGAACTAGAGCCTTCAGCTTTCACCCTAACCCCACACAAGTTAGGATCTTGAAAACCAGCATCAtccgttgtgtgtgtgtgaggagtgtgagggGTGGTACTGGCAGACGTGGCTTTAGCGATGATATCGAGGAGCTGTGCCCctggtgagggtgtgagggcgTGGGCGTGTGAGGGTGTGaaggtgtgggggtgtggggaGGGTGGTTTAGAACGATAGTCCTTTAGTGCTGGATTAATCTCGCCCATATGCTTTAGACTAGCGGGCTCTTTGGATGAATTCTACGTGTAAAGAAAGTAGTATAATCAtagtttggggactctttcagctgccataactggaattccgtggatccaatttcaccgattttatgattttctgaaagcttagagagagacctttcaaatggtaccaccaatgttcatatttgggagatgacaAAATTTACCAATTTCGGCCAaataccatggtccaaggccgaaaaatgacaaattatggcccattTCAaaatttggattgaaatacatcatttgaaaggtctctttctaagctttcagaaaatcataaaatttttgacattggatcaacggtactaaagttaaggCTGTTATTGGGTAGCTAGTTCTAGCAACACTTGATTGCTCACATTCTTGGGCTGTCTCTGTATATACTTGAGGTACTCTTTGTTACTGATGCAGTTTCCCAGGAGATTACCAAAGCTTCGTAATGCTCTCTTTAGTCCGTCCGTCACCGCCTCTTTACgagcctgtgtgtggtgtgggtgtgtgtgtggagggtgtggggtgtgtgtggaaaGCGAAGCAAAGTGCTAGAAAAGATTGCACAGTTTGAGTAGGGAGAAAATGGGAGAAAATGGGAAAGGATAACGCATGATCCCAATAGGAGAACTTCTCCTCAAATCAAGATTTTTAAATATTTTATCGTTAACAGAAGTCAAAAGCACAAAGTATCACAAGGTATTGTGATAGCAAGGATTGAACAGAATTGCATTTATCTTCAGACACAGTACCTTCTCAATAGAGAGAGCTTTGGACCTCATTCCCTCTGACACACCGTAACCAACGTCCTCGTGATAAGCTCCATCCTTCAGCTCCACACGCACGATCGCACTCACTCCAATGTAGAACCGATCTCCTGATTGGTCGATGAAATCTAGAGAAGTGCGGAGTAAAAATAGATAGCAAGTTATATACAGGTTATCAATCGAAATCTACAATGTAGCCTCTACTTTTGTTACAACGTATACATTTGTGCTTGTGAACTCAGGATATCCACAGAGGTAGGAAAGACAACTATACAAACATGCACATCTTTTTATTGCTTGTTAAATCGAAGCATTAGCATCTATGTACTCCCCTCTATAATGGACACCTTTTGGGAACAAAGTGTTTTGGCtcttatacagaggtggccttcgTTGAGgagttgttttgtacacaaactgttcatttgggacctggccttTGTATCGCAGTGGACCTTTCCTCAGGGGTGACCATTAAAGAGGGGCTCCATTATATTCTCACCGATGGACTGATTTGTGAGTGAGTGTGACCAGCCGTTGTAACCAAAGGTCTCGTTAGCCAGCTGCACCAGACGATGACCCTCAATGTATGCTAGCTACAATGAGGACAGAATACAATACGTGATTAGAATTATCTATAGAGAAAATATGCGGAGGGCTTAGAGGAAGAAGATGGCCTTCAATGTACGCTAGTTAAAGACGAACACAGTAGGTTAATTTGACAGTATACATGATTTTTTTTAGAATTAGCAATATTATTAGAAGGGAAGGGATGAATATAGGATGTAGAGAGATGAGTGTTTGACCTTTTGACCTCCAGCTCCGCTGCGCTGGCTGATGTACTCTGGACCCAGGTGCTGCTCTAGTGCACTCTGTACCGCACTCTGCTCCTCGTGACTCAGctgcacctgtgtgtgtgtgtgtgtgtgtgtgtgtgtgtgtgtgtgtgtgtgtgtgtgtgtgtgtgtgtgggtgtgtgtatgtgtgtgtgtggatggtgtgtgtgtgtgtgtgtgtgtgtatgtgtggtgtgtgtcgTAATTACAGTGGCCAAAAATTCCATTAAATTTTTTAACGTCTGAATGGCAATGATATGCACATAGTGGTTGTATACATCTATTCTGGCATACATTGACCCCATAAACACTTCAAGGGAGAGCTACCTTTATCCTCACCTGTCCAAACTTGCTGGTGCACGGTGGGTCCTTCATTGGAGGACATACTCCATTCATTCCAGCAGACACACCTCCTCTTCTCACTGTATTGAAATGTGGGCAAAGATCGTCGGTAGAACTAACACAATACCGCCTTCGCAATTAGAAACAACATTGAGTTAGTTTGTCCGACGACCTTTCCCAGCATTTTATAATAATCTCTGTCAAATTTCAATCCATTGACGATTAATTAGAACACCACATggtgtgtatgtacgtgtacgtgtagaGGCTACTGTACTACAAGATGAAGGGAACTGCTTTATATGTACTGTCTCTAGCTCTGGCACTGACTGGAGTTAGCGGGAGCAATGGAGAGAGCCTCGTCTTGTCCAGTGTATCACGTGAGCTGGATCTGACCACCCCTCTCGTGCAGCAGAAGGTGACAATGGTGCTGGAGAACACTGGATCCACTGCAGTCTCTCAATTTAAATTTACTGTCGATCCGTCACTCGCCAGCAAAACCTCTTTTATCGGAGCAAAAGTGAGTTCTAATAAGTGCACACCACACAAGTAATGTACGTTCGTACGATGTAATGTAGATGCATATTTAACCTGCTCATCATTGATTTTTTTAACCCCTTCAGCTCGAAGAACCGGAAATGGATTTGGTCATTTCGCCCAATAAAATTGCCAACACATACACCGTCAACATGCCTTCCCTCGCGGCTAAAAAGTCTGTTACTGTTGTCATAGAAACGGTCTTCGTCAATGCTATCAAACCTTTCCCGGAGTCGATTACTCAAAACGAAAAACAGTTGGTCCAATTCAGTGGAAATGTCTACTTTTATTCTCCTTATCCCTCCACGACACAGAGCACGATTGTGAAAGTTCCAAACGATAAGATTGAGTCTTTCTCTAAACTATCCCCAACAAGCAGCTCTGATGGTGAGATCACGTATGGACCTTATAGCGACGTGGCCCCGAACTCTGTTGGAAAACTGTCTGTTCATTTTGAGAATAACGGCCCTTTCTTGGCCGTGGTTGAGTTGTTGCGTGTAATCGAGGTGTCTCATTGGGGCAATGTCGCCGTTGAGGAGCATGTTCACATACGCCATATTGGTGAGTTGgtgatcacatgtactgtgtgtgtgtgcgtggttgTCTAGTTAGCTATAACATCATCGTGACATCTTTCTTTAATATGGCACGTTTGGGGAAATAAATTTTTGGTtgttatacagaggtggcctttgttgaggggttgttttgtacacaaactgttcatttgggacctggccttTATAATTATCGCACGTAGTTGACCTTTTATAAATCTAACGGTGACTAttaagaggggttccactAAACGCATACAGTGTATAATATGCAATCATTATTATCCCAAGTTGTCAACTGCAGGAGCCACTCTGAAAGGATCTTTCAGTCGCTATGATTTCCAACGCAACCCCAACAGTGGGCCCTCGGCAGTCAAGTCCTTTATCTCAATGCTACCAGCCGCTGCTCGTGATGCTTATTATCGTGATGAGATCGGGAACATATCGACCTCTAACCTTCGGGAGGAGGACGAATACGTATCACTGGAGATGAGGCCGAggtagggggtgtggttatgtatagtactaattttagcaatATTTAAAAGATTTGggtgttaattaattaatttttgacAGTTTCTTAGGGCTGCATGTCTATTCCTAACCTCATGtgcaaccacacacacacagttataaGGCTTCACATGGCAAAACAAAACGCATGGCTCTTATATACACTTGCCGTACGTAACACTAGAAATGTTGTTGGTGATAAAAACTCTTGCGTTCTGTACCAATTTAGGTTTTTGCAATTTATTGTTGTGAAGTGGTcaaagttcgcataattatgttaatgctcgcaaaacattataGTAATACAGTAAATTGCTTCAATTTTCCCACTGTATCACCTGACTATCCCCACCCACTTCCCGCCAGGTTCCCTCTATTTGGAGGCTGGCAGACGCGCTATTACATGGGCTACAATCTCCCATCGTACGAATATCTGTATCACTCTGGCAACCAGTACATGCTCAAGATGAGGTATCTGGATCACGTCTTCAATGATCAATTTGTGGAGAGTGTGACTGTCAAGATTATCCTGCCAGAGGGAGCAAGGTAGGTCTCGAAGGGTTAATGGTTTAATCAGTTTGTGCTGTCCAGGGGTTAATGGTTTAATCAGTGTGTGCCTATCAAATTtgtaactattgcgttctggcaagaatTGTGTCCATACTAGTACAAGTTTTTGCGATTTAATGTTGTGAAGTGATCAACGCTctcaaaacattctagtacaAAACACTTACATACCTGCAGATTCTTCACACATTTATATATTGTATTTAACTCCACCCTCTGTCTCCCTCCATGCAGAGATGTCAACCTTGCCATGCCTTATGCTGTCAATGAGCAACCTAGACAACTCCACTACACATACCTGGATACCGTTGGTCGCCCGGTTGTCATAGCAACTAGTACGAACCTAGTAGAGCAGCACATCCAGGACTTTCAACTGACGTACACATTTGACAAGATCATGCTCTTACAGGAGCCCCTACTGCTAGTGGGAGCTCTCTACCTGTTCTTCCTGTTGGTGGTGGTCATTGTGAGACTTGACTTCTCCATCaccaaggtacacacacacacgcacacacacacacacacacacacacgcgcgcacacacacacacacacacaaacacacacgtgTAGCTAGAACTAGtaataaaaatgtataattatagaggatATTATTTGCGTAGATATAGGAACTGGTACTATTCTTTTTgaaaatgtatgtatatagagaGAGAGTCTTAATTTGCTTAATAATAAAGTTCAATTGTTTCTTTTTGGCCATACAGTAGTGTGTCTCTGTTCCATTCCATTAGCTAGGAATGTGCTCATAGCTAGACAggctgtactgcatgtgtctCTGTTCCATTCCAGTAGCTGCTAGTGCACCTACTAACTAGGTTCCTCTAACCCTCTCTCCCACTCTTATAGAATGCTGCAATGCTGGCTAAGCAACAAGCCTCTGTGATCATAGAGGCCATCTTATCAGCTCATGCTCATCGTGCCTCTCTCCTACCCTCTTACGAGACGGCCATCACCAGCCTCAAGACCAGCGAGGATACCAAGACATTCAAGAAGAGCAAGAAGGACCTCGACACTGCCTTTGTTGGTGATACAGAGAAGATATCGGCCCGAGTCAAGGACCTGCAAGCTACAGACCCTGAGGCAGGGGCAAAGGTCAGTACGTACTGCAATAGTTTTGCTTTTGCATAGCctgtaactttagttccgttgattcaatttcaataattttgtgattttctgaaagcttaaaaaaaGCTCTATTAGATGGTATGTTCAGCTCAAAAATTTTGATTGGGCCCAAATTTGCACTTTCCCCCCacctatagcccacgcttttttgtcaaAAATGGCTTCGAAAATTACCTTTGATTTTAATGTGCCATCTGAAAGGGTTCACTTTAAGCTACCAGAAAATCGTTAAGCTGTTGAAATTGGACGATttaaactaaagttatggccgttcaaataCATTTTATCCCTACACGTACAAGTCTTTAATTATCAGCGTTCTGATACACATCATATTATTAATGacgttataattatctttttGTGTGTTCAGGTGAATGATCTTCAGCGCAAGGTTGGTGAGCTGAAGAGTGCCCTGGACGAGAGCTGTGTGCTAGCTGAGAGCTTGGTAAGCAAACGTGTGGGCAAGGAGAAATACATCACTCAAGACAAGTCCTGTCAGACACGAATCAGTCGTATCACGGGAGAAATTAAAACCATCGTTCTGGGATTGGATTAGAAATTATATATTAGGGACATTGATATAAACTGATTTATtaggcttataattattgttttgagAGCTTTTctcaaatgatgcatttcaTGTGTACATGATtaatagtatatacatgacttATGAATTAGTAGAGGATGTTATTTGACCTTTTTGTCTCACATGATTACACTCGGGGGAATGCATCCTGATTGGGAAATTGATAAACTAATTATGACTGCACGATAGCGCGCTGTACTTTGATAATAGAGCTTGTAGCTTGCTAACTCAACTGGAAAGATCTACAAGTTAAGCAAGCTAGAGGATAGATAGAGTTTAAATGTCGTCCAAAAGCAACAGTGCCGTCAAGATGTCGGTGGTCAGCACCTTCGGGCTGACTCGCAAACAGCTAAAAGATCTCATGAGCCAGAGGGGGGCTGATGCTCTGTCTGCTGTGGCAGAGTATGGAGGTGTGACTGGGGTGATGGAGTCAGTGGAGACTAACACTAAGACAGGCCTAGCAAACAACCCTCAAGAGTTGGAGAGACGAAAGTCAATGTTTGGAGTCAACTACATCAAGCCGATTGCTCCAAAATCCTTCCTGGCTTTGTGTTTCGATGCCATACAGGACAAGACTCTCATCATTCTCATTATAGCTGCGGTGGTGTCCATAGTCCTCGGTGTTGCGGTGGAGGAGGACAAGGTCAGGCTATACATGTGTTGTCGTGTAAACACACCTGGCTACCCTTACCTGGTTGCCATTAAATTTGGTTAAGTACATTTGTGTTAACATAAAGCATGTAAtctcttactataattattatgtacatgtacgtatgtagtAGCAAGAGTTATTTCCTCGTTGCGTATCTAATTTAAGGAAACAAACAAGGTATTTATACGAGGTATACAGTAATAAGTGGGCGTGTCCATATCTCTATACAGAGCATAGCCTGGATTGAGGGCGTTGCCATCCTGGGAGCCGTGGTGATCGTTGTCTTGGTAACGGCTGTGAACGACTGGACGAAAGAGAAACAATTCCGAGGCCTCCAAAGACGACTCGAAACAGACGCCAAATTTTCAGTACTAAGAGAAGGAAATTTGGAAGAGCTGAATCTAGCCGAGATTGTAGTCGGAGATGTTCTGCAGTTCAAATATGGGAATACTTTTCCAGTGGACGGATTGCTGATACAGGTAGGctcacactattgacctccaTAAAGAGActacctctctattgagaccttGTTGCCTAGTTTGCCACAGGATGTATGTTGCTGCTTGCCTTGGTGTGATGTGGAAATGTGCTTCTACTTTTAGGAGGAAACCtaggggtggtgtgtgtgtgtgtgtgtgtgtgtgtgtgtgtggtgtgtggtgtgtgtgtgtgtgtgtgtgggatgggTGTGATAGTCTATATGGAGTGACGGCACCTGATCACAATAGAACAATAGTTAACCATCCATCACCTAACTTAGCTAGAGTAGCTGGAGTAACTTATTGTCCCTCTTCCTCTGTACTACAGTGTTACCTTATACAGTGCTCCATTTCTATCTACCATTCGGTTGAAGAGTTCTTTAAAGCATTTGCTGTTTCTACGTGTACTTGTGTGTAATATTTCGTGAAAGAGATGTTTTTATAAACATAGTCAGTCATTAATACGTACAGCAAATATGGTAAATGTTCTATTAACACTCCATGTAACAGATACAGCATGAGACTGGTACACAGGCACCAGCACGAGAGTGAGCTGCCTGTATATTGTATAAAACACGAGGAATCTCACGTATTTTATATCACACGGACCCCGTACTAaatcatgcctcgaggctacgcgaCTGTGCAATAAAAAaaggactataattatgccgttTAATTATTACAGCCTTAATTGTTACCTAGGTTAGAATAGACTCCCTCCAGTTGTCACTAGCTAGCCATGCAGTGATCACTGGAAACACCGCTGTATTAGGAACAGAAAGTACATAGCTCCAGTACTGACTGGAAGCTGCTGTCATAACATAAACTACAATATACCATTTTGTTGGGCTCTGTACAACAGTGCTTCGGTGTAtagtaccagaggaggtccgacacgagtaccCTCGATTAGGCTGAATTGAGttaattagtcacatgcattagtcacatgcaacaagTTGAATTTTGCAttgaggtactcgtgtcgtacctccttgGGTAAGTATAGATACCATTCAGCCAATTGGAATATCAAATATCACTGATTTTTGATCAAATTTGATCTGGCtgctcatataattattttgtactgTGTCCACTTAGGGCTATGACGTCAAGGTGGATGAGGCCAGTTTAACTGGAGAGGCAGAACTTGTCAAGAAACTACCGGACAGAGATGTGATGCTCCTGGCTGGAACACAGGTGATGGAGGGTGGAGGGCGTATGGTGGTCACGGCAGTCGGTCCCAAC
This region of Halichondria panicea chromosome 12, odHalPani1.1, whole genome shotgun sequence genomic DNA includes:
- the LOC135345847 gene encoding dolichyl-diphosphooligosaccharide--protein glycosyltransferase subunit 1-like produces the protein MKGTALYVLSLALALTGVSGSNGESLVLSSVSRELDLTTPLVQQKVTMVLENTGSTAVSQFKFTVDPSLASKTSFIGAKLEEPEMDLVISPNKIANTYTVNMPSLAAKKSVTVVIETVFVNAIKPFPESITQNEKQLVQFSGNVYFYSPYPSTTQSTIVKVPNDKIESFSKLSPTSSSDGEITYGPYSDVAPNSVGKLSVHFENNGPFLAVVELLRVIEVSHWGNVAVEEHVHIRHIGATLKGSFSRYDFQRNPNSGPSAVKSFISMLPAAARDAYYRDEIGNISTSNLREEDEYVSLEMRPRFPLFGGWQTRYYMGYNLPSYEYLYHSGNQYMLKMRYLDHVFNDQFVESVTVKIILPEGARDVNLAMPYAVNEQPRQLHYTYLDTVGRPVVIATSTNLVEQHIQDFQLTYTFDKIMLLQEPLLLVGALYLFFLLVVVIVRLDFSITKNAAMLAKQQASVIIEAILSAHAHRASLLPSYETAITSLKTSEDTKTFKKSKKDLDTAFVGDTEKISARVKDLQATDPEAGAKVNDLQRKVGELKSALDESCVLAESLVSKRVGKEKYITQDKSCQTRISRITGEIKTIVLGLD
- the LOC135345848 gene encoding uncharacterized protein LOC135345848, giving the protein MNGVCPPMKDPPCTSKFGQVQLSHEEQSAVQSALEQHLGPEYISQRSGAGGQKLAYIEGHRLVQLANETFGYNGWSHSLTNQSIDFIDQSGDRFYIGVSAIVRVELKDGAYHEDVGYGVSEGMRSKALSIEKARKEAVTDGLKRALRSFGNLLGNCISNKEYLKYIQRQPKNNSSKEPASLKHMGEINPALKDYRSKPPSPHPHTFTPSHAHALTPSPGAQLLDIIAKATSASTTPHTPHTHTTDDAGFQDPNLCGVRVKAEGSSSPVTNTTDPPNKRTSRGSSTDKASSVTAHPTPLRPPHTDRTPIPKGGNTAPSKLLMTHTAAEKASGKKPKNIHTDKISPLTSVKLVPEILAEAQGIKHKPTEAESKSALSAQTAAQLLSADEMRKLKQAQKQLEWQKKRMQSKGGCEGVAGGVVNDEDLQDGYDLNELVSEDVPDFWDRVLYSQTCSAEVASSDPPGPLTEGTRPYNTRKRENDKLYSNSNQNKRSRSSQ